CCTTGAACTTGCGGTTGGTGCGGCTGGACACGAAGCCGTCCAGCAGATCCGTGCGGCCCTCGGTCAGCAGCTTTTCCATCTGCGCGCGCGAGATCTCCTGCTGCAGGATGACCTTGCCGGAACGGAAGGTGCAGGTCTTTTCGGGACCGACCGACTTTTCGCACACATAGCTCATGCCGTACTCGAATACCCGCGAGTGGCATTTCGGGCAGGGACCGACCGGCGTCTGGCCGGAAAAATCCACCGGCTCGTTGTCTTCGTCGTTGCTCTGGCCGAAGTCGAACTCCAGCTTGTATTCGTCGGTGATGCGCAGGATGGCGGCGAACGGCCGGCCCATCTTGCTGATGAAGCCCTGCAAGGGACCGATCTCGCGCTTGGCCAGCAATTCCTCGACTTCGGGCAGTTCGAAGGTACGGCCGCCCGGATGCTTGCCGATCGAGAAGTCGCAGTTGGTGCAGGCGTAGCGGCGGTAGTTTTCCTTGACCACGCCGCCGCATTTGGGACACGGCGTCTTCAGGGTCGCATAGTCGCCCGGCACGGTGTCGCGCTCGTACTCCTTGGCCCGCTTGACGATGATCTGCGTCATCTGCGCGATTTCGCGCATGAAGGCATCGCGCTGCAGCCCGCCCTGTTCGATCTGCTTGAGCTTGTGTTCCCATTCGCCCGTGAGTTCGGGCGACGTCAGTTCGGTCACGTCCAGGCCCGACAGCAGCGTCATGAGCTGGCGCGCCTTGGCGGTGGGGACCAGGTCGCGGCCTTCGCGGCGCAGATAGCCTTCGTTCAGCAGCCCTTCGATGATGGCGGCGCGCGTGGCCGGCGTGCCGAGCCCGCGTTCGGACATGGCTTCGCGCAGTTCTTCGTCCTCGACCAGCTTGCCGGCGCCTTCCATCGCGGAAAGCAGCGTGGCTTCGTTGTAGCGTGGCGGCGGCTTGGTGGCCAGGCCGACGGCTTCGACGTCTTCGGTGCGGACTTTTTCGCCATCCGCGACCGGCACTAGGTTGGCGTCCTCGTCCTGCGCTTCCTTGCCGTAGACGGCCAGCCAACCGGGGGCGACCAGCACCTTGCCGTCGGTGCGGAAGCGATGGCCTTGCACGTCCGTCATGCGCGTCGTGACGCGGTACTCGGCCGCGGGGAAGAACACCGCCAGGAAGCGCTTGAGTACCAGGTCGTACAGCTTGGCCTCGGCCTCGCTCAGGTCGCGCGGCACCTGCAGCGTCGGGATGATCGCGAAGTGATCCGAGACCTTCTTGTTGTCGAAGATGCGGCGATTCGGCTTGACCCAGTTTTCCGACACGATCTTTGCCGCATGGCGCGCGCTGGCACCGGCGGGACCGCCCTGGGCGTCGGACAGGGTGCGCATGGTGTCGCGCACCGTGTTGATGTAGTCCTCGGGCAGGTAGCGCGAATCGGTACGCGGATAGGTCAGCGCCTTGTGGCGTTCATACAGCGTCTGCGCCAGGGCCAGCGTGGTCTTGGCGGAAAAACCGAAGCGGCCGTTCGCTTCGCGCTGCAGGGACGTCAGGTCGTACAGGGCGGGCGACAGTTGCGTCGACGGCTTGGATTCTTCCGTGACCGTACCGCTTTGTTCGCGGCAGGCCGCGACGACGCTCTGCGCGGCCGCCAGCGACCACAGGCGCGATTCGCGCTTTTCCGGATCGCGGTCGTCCTTCTTGAAATCCGGATCGATCCAGCGTCCTTCGTACAGGCCGGCGGCGGCGACGAAGGTGGCGCGCACTTCCCAGTAATCGCGCGACACGAAGGCGCGGATGCGGTTCTCGCGTTCGTGCACGATGGCCAGCGTCGGCGTCTGCACGCGACCGACCGGGGTCTTGAAGAAGCCGCCGTCCTTGCTGTTGAAGGCGGTCATGGCGCGCGTGCCGTTGATCCCCACCAGCCAATCGGCTTCGGCGCGCGAACGCGCGGCGGCTTCCAGCGGCTTCATGATGCCGTCGTCGCGCAGGTTGGCGAAGGCGTCGCGGATGGCGGCCTGCGTCATGGACTGCAGCCAAAGCCGTTGGATCGGCTTGTTCACCCCGGCGTACTGGATGATGTAACGAAAGATCAGTTCACCTTCGCGGCCCGCGTCACAGGCGTTGATGATGCTGTCGACGTCCTTGCGCTTGGCCAGGCGCACCAGCAGCTTGAGGCGTTCGCTGGAACGTTTGTCGGTGGGATCCAGCTCGAACTTCGGCGGGATGACGGGCAGGTGCGTGAAGCTCCATTTACCCTTCACCGGATCGTTGGGGGCGACGAGGCTCAGCAGATGGCCGACACTGGACGCCAAGACGTAACGTTCGCTTTCAAAGTATTCCCCTTCACGCGCGAAGCCTCCCAGGGCGCGTGATATATCCAGGGCGACCGAGGGCTTCTCGGCAATAATCAACGTTTTGCTCATGAGTATCCAATGGCGGCTGGCCGCCGCAATAGCGCGGATGATAAGAGGGGAGAATCGCCAGATGCAAGTCGACGCCCGTATGCCGGCAGGATCGGAATTGCACGCTTGGCGCGCGTTTCTGGCGCGCGCGACGCTGGCGCTCGGGTTATTGCTGCTGGCCAGCGCGGCGGTTTGCTGGGTCGCCGCCAACTGGGCGGCGATGAGCAAGGTACAGCGTTTGGCCGGAACCCAGGCCCTGCTGGTAGCAAGCGCCTTGCTCGCCGCCGTCCTGTACGTGCGGCCCGCGCGCACCGCCATTGCCGCGCATGGACGGGCCTGCGTGGTCGGACTGGCCGGGGTACTGCTGGGCGCGCTCCTGGCCCTGGTCGGCCAGACCTACCAGACCGGTGCAGATACCTGGGAGCTGTTCGGGCTGTGGGCGGCCTTGATGCTGCCCTGGGCCCTGGCGGCGCGCAGCCAGGGAGTATGGCTGTTCTGGATCGTCCTGGCCAATATCGCGTTGGCCTTGTTGCTGGGCGAGCGGGTGCTGTCCTGGTGGGTGGTCTTCGGTGGTCCCGGTTTTGCCAGCCTGGTGGTCGCCGCCTTCAATATAGTGATGCTGGCGGCCTGGGAATTCTGCGCCTGGCGCGGCCACGCCCGTACCGGCGTCGGGCCGCGCGTGCTGGTGCTCCTGGCGGTCGGCGTGCTGGCGCTGGCGCTCATGTTCGGCGAGTCCATCGTCGAAGGGTTGGGGACCTATACGGGCGTGGCCTGGGTGGGCGTCACCCTGGTGCTGGGTTTCTTCTACACACGCGTCCGGCGCGACCTGGTCGTGCTGGCCTTGCTGGCGGCCGGCGTCATCTGCGTGTCCCTGCGCGTGGTCGGCGAATGGCTGTTGAGCATCGACCCGGGCGTTTGGGTGGCATTGCCGCTGGCGGCCCTGCTGATGGGCGAAGCCGTGATCGCCGCGCGCTGGTTGCGGCGCCTGGCCGCCAGCCAGCCCGAGGCGGCCGTGGCGCCCGATGCCGCGTACCTGCAGCCGGCGGACGCAGTCGAGGTCCCCGCCGCCGCGCCGGCCGGCCTGCCGGCGGCCGTGGCCGCGCACGTCCCGCCCGCGGCGGATCCGGCTGCCGGCGTTACGGCCCCGGCTGTCGCGGCCGCATCGACGCCGACCGCGCCCGAAGCCGTGCCCTCCGCCGGCGCGGATGTCGAGCCCGTTCCGGTGATCCAGCTGGGTCCGCAGACCACACACCGCACCCACACGCCGTGGTACGTGCAGGGCCTCCTGGCCCTGAGCGCCTGGTTCGCCACGACCCTGCTGCTGGTTTTCCTGCTCGCGTCCGGCATCGTCCCGTCCACGTCGGCCGCCCTGGTGCTGGGCCTGGTGCTTTGCGTGGCCGGGGTGGCGGTGGCGCGCAATGCCCAGCAGTTGTTCTGGCGCCAGTGCGCGACCGCGCTGGCGTTCTCGGGCCTGATCCTGGTGGCCGTGGGCCTGTCGATCACCAATTCGCCCACCGGCTCGGCCCTGCTCATCCTGGTGCTGGCCGCGGTGGTCTACGTGCTGGCGCCGGACGTCATCCTGCGTTTCCTGAGCGCGCTGATGATGGCCATGGCGCTGTTCATCCTGACCACGTTCTCGGCGGACACCCAGGACCTGTATGACCATGTGCTGACCTGGATGGGTTTCGACGTGGTGCGCGGGCTGACCATCTGGCTGCCCGCCTGCGTATGCGCCGCGTGGCTGGCGGCGGCGGCCTTCCTGACGCGCGAGCGCATGGCCGTGGCCCGTCGCGACCTGCTGCAGCCCTTGGCGTGGGCGTTTTCGCTGGCGGCGCAGGCAGGCGCCCTGCAGGCGGCCGGCGCGCCGGTATGGGAGCTGCCGGCCCTGTGGGCCTTGCATCCTCCCGCCGCCATCTTCCTGGTGCTGGCGGCCCTGCTGCCGGTCGCCGTGGGCTGGGCCTTGATCCGCCGCCGCCGCGCGGTACTGCCGCGCAGCCTGCGCATCGGCGTACCGGTGGGGCTTTTGATCCTGGGCATCTGCTGGCTGCCGGCCCCGGGTATCGCTTTCGCGCTGGCGTGGATCCTGCTGGGCTTCGGCCTGGGGCGGACGCGTTTGCTGCGCTGGGGCCAGATCGTGTTGCTGGCCTACCTGGTTCTCTATTATTACCAGCTGACGGTGCCGCTGCTGCAGAAGTCCGTGTGGCTGGCCGGCGCGGGCGTGCTGCTGTTGCTCATGCGGCTGGTCGCCTGGCGCCTGCCGCGCCTGCTGGAAGGCCGTCCGGCCGTGGCGGCCCTGGCGCCCGCTTCGCCGCGCCGTCCTCTCTGGGCAGCAGTCATGGTGGCCGGGCTGGCCGCGGTGCTGATCGTCGTCAACACGGGCATCTGGCAGCGCGAAAAACTGCTGGCCGGCGGCCATGTCGTACGGCTGGCCCTGGCGCCCGTCGATCCCCGCTCGCTGATGCAGGGCGACTACATGGCCCTGCGCTTCGCCGCCGCGCGCGACATCGTGCGCCTGGAGGACGGCCGCGATCCTGGCGTGGCCAGCCTGTGGGGCGGCCCGCGCACCGATGGATACGTCGTGCTGGCCCCCGATGGCCAGGGCGTGGCCCAGCCCGTGCGCGTGCAGCCGGCGCCGCAGCCCCACGACGGCGGCGAAGTCGTGCTGCGCTATCGCCTGCGCGCCGACGGCGTGCGCCTGGTCACCAATGCCTATTTCTTTCCGGAGGGCGAGGCGGAACGCTACCAGGATGCCCGCTATGGCGAGTTCCGGGTCGGCGACGACGGCACCGGCCTGCTGGTGCGCCTGTTGAACGCCGACCTTCAGCCCTTATAGCGGCGCGCCCACTGGCGGGTGGCCTCGGCCAGGAAGGACGCGGGCCGGTCGGCCGCGATGGGGCCGAAGCCCAGGGCGCGCCAGGCCAGCGCCAGGGCCTCCAGCGGCCGCGTAAGGTCCAGCGCCGGGGCGTGGTTCTGCTTGGACAGCTTCAGGCCCGTGGCGGGGTCGAGGACGAGCGGCACGTGCATCACCCGCGGGGGATGTGCGCCGAGCATCCGCGCCAGCACGCGCTGACGCGCGGTCGAACTGAGCAGGTCGGCGCCGCGCACCACGTCGGTCACGCCCTGCGCGGCGTCGTCGACCACCACCGCCAATTGATAGGCCCACATCCCGTCGGCCCGCTTCAGGACGAAGTCGCCCACCGCATGCGCGACGTCCTGCCGCTGCGGCCCCAGCCAGCGGTCGGCGAAAGTTTCTTCGCCGGGGGGTACGCGCAGGCGCCAGGCCCGCGCCAGCCTGCCTGGCGGCAGGCCGTCGCGGCAGGTGCCGGCATAGGGCCGTTCGCCGTCCAGCAGGGCCAGGGGAGCGCCGCGCGCGCGTT
This genomic interval from Bordetella genomosp. 8 contains the following:
- a CDS encoding DNA topoisomerase III: MSKTLIIAEKPSVALDISRALGGFAREGEYFESERYVLASSVGHLLSLVAPNDPVKGKWSFTHLPVIPPKFELDPTDKRSSERLKLLVRLAKRKDVDSIINACDAGREGELIFRYIIQYAGVNKPIQRLWLQSMTQAAIRDAFANLRDDGIMKPLEAAARSRAEADWLVGINGTRAMTAFNSKDGGFFKTPVGRVQTPTLAIVHERENRIRAFVSRDYWEVRATFVAAAGLYEGRWIDPDFKKDDRDPEKRESRLWSLAAAQSVVAACREQSGTVTEESKPSTQLSPALYDLTSLQREANGRFGFSAKTTLALAQTLYERHKALTYPRTDSRYLPEDYINTVRDTMRTLSDAQGGPAGASARHAAKIVSENWVKPNRRIFDNKKVSDHFAIIPTLQVPRDLSEAEAKLYDLVLKRFLAVFFPAAEYRVTTRMTDVQGHRFRTDGKVLVAPGWLAVYGKEAQDEDANLVPVADGEKVRTEDVEAVGLATKPPPRYNEATLLSAMEGAGKLVEDEELREAMSERGLGTPATRAAIIEGLLNEGYLRREGRDLVPTAKARQLMTLLSGLDVTELTSPELTGEWEHKLKQIEQGGLQRDAFMREIAQMTQIIVKRAKEYERDTVPGDYATLKTPCPKCGGVVKENYRRYACTNCDFSIGKHPGGRTFELPEVEELLAKREIGPLQGFISKMGRPFAAILRITDEYKLEFDFGQSNDEDNEPVDFSGQTPVGPCPKCHSRVFEYGMSYVCEKSVGPEKTCTFRSGKVILQQEISRAQMEKLLTEGRTDLLDGFVSSRTNRKFKAYLVRQPDGKIGFEFEPRAEKAAGKTAGGAGKTAAKTATKTATKTATKTATKTATKTATKSAGKTAAKTAAKKAPAKKAAARKAPAKTAA
- a CDS encoding GDYXXLXY domain-containing protein, encoding MQVDARMPAGSELHAWRAFLARATLALGLLLLASAAVCWVAANWAAMSKVQRLAGTQALLVASALLAAVLYVRPARTAIAAHGRACVVGLAGVLLGALLALVGQTYQTGADTWELFGLWAALMLPWALAARSQGVWLFWIVLANIALALLLGERVLSWWVVFGGPGFASLVVAAFNIVMLAAWEFCAWRGHARTGVGPRVLVLLAVGVLALALMFGESIVEGLGTYTGVAWVGVTLVLGFFYTRVRRDLVVLALLAAGVICVSLRVVGEWLLSIDPGVWVALPLAALLMGEAVIAARWLRRLAASQPEAAVAPDAAYLQPADAVEVPAAAPAGLPAAVAAHVPPAADPAAGVTAPAVAAASTPTAPEAVPSAGADVEPVPVIQLGPQTTHRTHTPWYVQGLLALSAWFATTLLLVFLLASGIVPSTSAALVLGLVLCVAGVAVARNAQQLFWRQCATALAFSGLILVAVGLSITNSPTGSALLILVLAAVVYVLAPDVILRFLSALMMAMALFILTTFSADTQDLYDHVLTWMGFDVVRGLTIWLPACVCAAWLAAAAFLTRERMAVARRDLLQPLAWAFSLAAQAGALQAAGAPVWELPALWALHPPAAIFLVLAALLPVAVGWALIRRRRAVLPRSLRIGVPVGLLILGICWLPAPGIAFALAWILLGFGLGRTRLLRWGQIVLLAYLVLYYYQLTVPLLQKSVWLAGAGVLLLLMRLVAWRLPRLLEGRPAVAALAPASPRRPLWAAVMVAGLAAVLIVVNTGIWQREKLLAGGHVVRLALAPVDPRSLMQGDYMALRFAAARDIVRLEDGRDPGVASLWGGPRTDGYVVLAPDGQGVAQPVRVQPAPQPHDGGEVVLRYRLRADGVRLVTNAYFFPEGEAERYQDARYGEFRVGDDGTGLLVRLLNADLQPL
- the gluQRS gene encoding tRNA glutamyl-Q(34) synthetase GluQRS, whose protein sequence is MTYIGRFAPSPSGPLHAGSLVAALASYVDARAHGGTWLLRIEDIDAPRTVPGADRVIMRQLRSLGLQWDGEVIWQSQRDAAYRHALDDLTARGLVYGCACTRREIMESHAALERARGAPLALLDGERPYAGTCRDGLPPGRLARAWRLRVPPGEETFADRWLGPQRQDVAHAVGDFVLKRADGMWAYQLAVVVDDAAQGVTDVVRGADLLSSTARQRVLARMLGAHPPRVMHVPLVLDPATGLKLSKQNHAPALDLTRPLEALALAWRALGFGPIAADRPASFLAEATRQWARRYKG